Proteins encoded within one genomic window of Candidatus Zixiibacteriota bacterium:
- a CDS encoding outer membrane protein transport protein, which yields TLDLNSYRPTYNPNVTLNDYGFGYPTGERYPDDIIINSPNFSLVTVAPFGFPITAAFGIFEQYDENLRWDLYRFADGYGQPSRNLPNIDYQYNLDVLDFHPTIATSFADDQFHVGVGFSIRKGNLLTNQVFLVPGDFGDFPVFRPYDKLVKWGVVDVSGFGFGANVGLLYELNEKLSIGATYQTKTKISMDGNVVTRFYSPDNDAIQTGEGREVDTMFSGYTFEATHEADVDMTLPSEFGFGLAFNPSEYVTLAADIVFTRWSEFEDIEVMLRTSRGPLGLDDWPIISSILMNDIVYPYGWDDAMRLSLGVEGQPSDAIKLRGGYSYDQSPVPDEAGNPLITDTGDRHHLACGISLFHKNFEFAAGGGFSVMPDRDVDELLDFNEDGIWDNLSGTYGNSAFNTSFSITVKF from the coding sequence TCACGCTCGATTTAAACAGCTATCGGCCGACTTACAACCCTAATGTCACGCTTAACGACTACGGTTTCGGCTATCCAACCGGAGAGCGTTATCCTGATGACATAATCATCAATTCCCCGAATTTCAGCCTTGTGACGGTCGCACCGTTCGGATTTCCGATAACAGCGGCATTCGGAATCTTTGAACAGTACGACGAGAACCTGCGCTGGGATCTCTATCGATTTGCAGATGGCTATGGACAGCCGTCCAGGAACCTTCCGAACATCGATTATCAATATAACCTGGATGTTCTTGATTTTCATCCGACCATCGCGACTTCGTTTGCCGACGATCAATTTCATGTCGGAGTCGGATTCTCGATTCGCAAAGGAAATCTGCTGACAAATCAGGTATTCCTCGTCCCCGGCGACTTTGGTGATTTCCCTGTTTTCCGTCCTTACGACAAGCTGGTGAAATGGGGAGTGGTTGATGTCAGTGGTTTTGGGTTTGGCGCCAATGTAGGCCTGCTGTACGAATTGAACGAGAAGCTCTCGATCGGAGCCACATACCAAACTAAGACCAAAATCAGCATGGACGGCAATGTTGTCACACGGTTCTATTCCCCCGATAATGACGCGATCCAGACCGGTGAAGGAAGAGAAGTCGATACGATGTTCTCCGGATACACTTTCGAGGCCACGCATGAGGCGGATGTGGATATGACACTGCCGTCAGAGTTCGGGTTCGGACTTGCATTCAATCCCTCCGAGTATGTGACTTTGGCAGCCGACATTGTGTTTACACGGTGGTCGGAGTTTGAAGACATCGAAGTAATGCTTCGCACGTCCAGAGGTCCGCTGGGATTGGACGACTGGCCGATCATCAGCAGCATTCTGATGAACGACATAGTCTATCCTTACGGCTGGGATGACGCAATGCGGCTGAGCTTAGGTGTTGAAGGGCAGCCATCTGATGCAATCAAGCTTAGAGGCGGATACAGTTATGATCAGAGTCCTGTTCCAGATGAGGCTGGAAACCCGCTCATTACTGATACCGGCGACAGACATCACCTGGCATGCGGCATAAGTCTGTTTCACAAGAATTTCGAATTCGCAGCCGGTGGCGGGTTCTCGGTTATGCCTGATCGGGATGTTGATGAATTGTTGGACTTCAATGAGGATGGAATCTGGGACAACCTTTCCGGGACCTACGGTAACTCAGCATTCAATACGTCCTTCTCGATAACGGTTAAGTTTTAG